From the genome of Granulicella cerasi:
CAAACTAACAATGGTAAGGCTGGTCTACCGATGGCGTTCCTACCGCTTGAGCTTAGCCCCGGCTACCCTTTCCCCATAGCACTGCCACTCATCATTTCTGATCAGGGTTGATCTTGTTATACGCAGGGCTGCAACCCCATCGATTTCTCTCAACGTCTCCTTGACGCTCTCCGCGACCGACTCCGGCATCCAAGGGCTTAAGTAGATGCGGTCTATACAAGAAAGCGGGATCGGTAAGGTCTTCGTTCTGAGCCGTTGAGACTTCGATTCCCAGATGAATCTAAACTCTCGTTCGTCCCCAAAGGGAAAGCGTTTTAGAAAAGGTAACGAGTTCACCCCGTGTGCATCCAGCTGTCTACTCTCATTCAGCTTCAGGTATTCAACTTCGCTACTCCGCACTGTTTTCGACTGTTCTCTTAATGCGTTGACGAGGTTGGTACGTTTGAACGAGATGCACACGCCCGCTGATCCTTGTGAAAACACCCTCCAGTGATGGTAGGTTTCTGACTGCATGGAACAGCAGATGGCTAAGAGAGAGGTTAACTTCCTCCGGTCCTTGTAGAGTTCCATGAAGTAAGCACCATTCTTGTCATCCCACGTGGATGGGTCGAGAAATGTAATTGTTTGGGTTCTCAGAAGGTGGATCAGCGACGGAAGATCCGTGTAGCGTCTAAGGAAGTTCTTTAGCAGAGTCACTCAATCACCTCAGTGCGGCTGTAAAACGTCGATAGTGTCTCGATAACAACCTCCTACGCAGTCGGTCCAAGAAAGCGGAGCCCTCCTCCCACCGCAAACGCGGGAGCCCAGACTTCATCTCCCGCCTCGAACTGCGTCTTCAGATCAGCAGCGGAGAAGACAATTTGTAGCTTGCCGGGATACCTTGAAGCGACCATTTGCAACCGCTGTGTGTACGCGTCGAAATCGGCTTGATCGAGTTCGTGTTGCTTGGGGGCATCGAAGAGTAACCATCCAGGATGATTGCCGCCCCGTGCCAGGGCTACCTCCAAAATCGCTGCATGAAAAGCCAAGACGATACGCGTCCGAGTACTTCCGCTTTGATGCGTCGTGATCGAAAAACGCTCCCCATCAACGAAGAGATTAAGATCATCATCGAAGTGAGCACCGTTGAAGTTCTTTGTTCCTAACGTAGTCAGCCATTGCTGCACGGAATCACTCAGCAGGCGACGCGCATCGGAAAGAGCTCCGACGCCACGAATTCCGTGCGGTCTCGCTGCCGTAACGGCGATTACCTCTTGCTCGCGTCTGTCGAGCAGGCGATTAAATCTCTCCTGCTCCGTTGCAAGCTGCCGCAACTTGGCAAGCTTCAACTCGACTTCGACAAGCTCATTGGTCAAAGAGCTTAGTTGTCTGCTGATACTCGCCTGCGGCGAGCCTTCGACGGCGGCCGCGCGTTCAGCACGTTTCGCGCTGATTTTTGCCTGTACGAGTCTCTTCTCCTCTGCAACCGTGGCCATCTCCCGACTCAGCTGGCCGTCAGTGCGTCGCATATCTTTGATCTGATCTTTCAGAAAGAGGAGCGAGCGCCCGAATGAGCGATCCGAATGTTGGAACATCAAGCAGTCTTCCCGCCCGCAGAATTGCCGAAGCAGATCCGTCGCTTGGACATTTGCCGTGAGAATTTCCTCTTCTCCTTCCAACTCGGAGAAGACAAGGCTCAGCTGCTCTCGCCGCTTTCCTAGCGCACCATCCCTTGCGTCAAGTGTGGCCAGCTGTGCCTCAAGAGCGCTTAGCTCGCGGTCAAACACGTTCGTTGTGCTGCGGATCAGCTCTAGCACAACCCGACTGTCTTCCAGATTCTGCTCTATTTGTGCCTTCCGCTGTTCGAGGCGGGGCGTCTCTCCCTGGACAAAACGCTCGTCTCGTTCTAGACGGTTGATCACGAAACGCTGTAACTCGATCGACTTCTCGGTTTTTTCCAAAGCGGCCTTCGCCTCTTCGAAGGCTGTACGCGCCCTGAAAGGGTGACGGGGCGGCAATCCGATCAAGAACCGGATCACTTCTTGCCGTTGATCCAGTAGAAAGTTCTTATTTGGCGGTGTCCAGTAGTCTTGCGTCCACCCATGATCCTGATCGACCCAAAATGCAGGAAAGACAATGCTTGGGTAAAGTATGGCTTCTTGCTTCTGTTTGTTTGTGAGCGAGGGGGCCGACTCCGTGAGCAGGCCCATAAACCAATTTGCATAGTCTTTCGCATTTGAGTAGGTTGTGCTCGATCCCTCCTCATCAACCGTGAGCCTGTATTCTTCCGCTAGATCTCTGGTCACGATCAACCGCCGGCCCTCCAGTTCCAAGGCGATCTCAGCCGCACGACAATGCATGCGAATCGCTGGCGGCAGCTCCAACTCATGGCCGAGCGCGGCCATCACGCCTTTCATCAAGGGAGTCTTTCCAGAGCCATTTGGTCCCTGCACTGTCGTGAACAGGTCCCCAAACTGGAGAAGGCCTGATGTCCACCCTGCGTCGGTTTTTGGTAGGTACTGAAAGCTACTAAGCCTCATCGTTGTTTTGCCCCTGTCTCGCGTGCCCACGCTCGAGCGCAATACCGAGCCTGCGAACAAGCAGCCCTAGGTCAGTCGCATCCCGCAGACTTCTGTCTAGCTTCATCCGGCCCGCATCGGTCAACCTGACCACTCGTTTTTCATCTTCCGAGACTGATACGAGACGAGCAGACTCTAGAAAGGCTAGGGCCTCAGCACATCTGCGGCGTAAGGTCAGAGAGCTTTCCAGGCTATGCACCGAGCGTCGTAGAGCAATGAACAAATCTGTAAGGGCGCTTGATACGATCCTGCCAAGATGCATTGTTTGAAAGGGCCGTTTCCTAGCTGTCACAAGAATCGTCAGTGCAAGAAGGGGCATTGCAAAAAGCGCGTCTACAGTTTCCGGCGCAAGACGATTGCGACGGTCATGGGCAAGAGGAACCCTCAAATCGGAATTACTGACCGACGCTAAGAAATCGTCAACGTTCATAGGGCTGCTGTCCCCTCCGTATCCGCCAGTGATTCTGATTGAGCAGCCAAGGAGAAAAATAGCCCCAACACGTGATCTGCGGTAAGGGAGGTCCCAGTCAGACCTGCAAACTGTTTTGCAATGTCTTTTGCCTCCGTGACGAGCTCCACCAAGGAAAGATTTTGTCTGAGTAGTGACATTGCTTTCTCCTCTAGGAGGATGTAATCGACCTTGGTGAGTGCGTGACGCTCAACCGTTCGCCAGACGTCCCATTGAGACTTAAAGTCACAGATGTTGACCAAGTGTTCTGACCATCCATGCTTCTGGCAGTAACGCTGCAGACGGGAAAGAGTCTTGACTGCGTCCGTCGAGTCGCCCTTTCGTAGCTGTTCATAGGCTTGAGAAGAGAGACTGAGCGTACTCAGCAGATCGGTGACAACCAAGCCTTTTTCCGCGCGTAAGGTTTCGTCGGACGCCGGAACGATCGTGCTCGTGTGTGCCACTTTCCGGCGCACTTGGGAAACGACTTCCCGAGCGATCTGCTTAGACTGCCGTTGGAGCAGCTCGATCTCGCTAAAATTCACGATCACGTCAGCGAGTTCCAGCAGAGCTTGCTCTGCACTTTCCAGGTTCCCCTGGTCGGTAAGCATCCGCAGCTCGCGGAGCCAGTCAAAAAGATCTCTAGGGGAAGGAACTAGCTTTGCTGCTTCGTATGCTTGGGCCAAACGCTCGAATGTACCCTTTTGTTCGCCGGTAAGGCCCGCCGCGGAACCAGCGGCTTTTATCGCTGCAAGAAAGCTGGTGAGACCCGGCTCTAGACCTGAGTTCGTAACGAAAGCTAAGGCAGAGCACGCAGCTCCGAAGTTCCTGCGGTGTTGCAGCATGCGTATGAAAATCGCGTCATCCGAAACTTTCGCAGGCTTCCCAGATTTTGGAGACTTCGCCTTTTTAGAAGTTCGAGGTTGTGACACCCCGAAAAACTCGCGAAAGCTCCATGGCCCCTGTGACAGCTTCCGGCCCTTAACTTGGTGGAACTCGTACACCGCCTCGACACCTTCGAGTTCGATGACGAAATCGTCGTGCCAATCACAGTAGACGCAGAGATGCTTTTGGTGGCTCGTGAGCAGGTTTAGAGTGGCCCGAGCAGTCCGCTCATATTGGTACTCGTACTTACGGGCCGTTTGCGCCCCAGCCCTCTCGCGCGGCTCAATTTGACCCAGTCGACTTCCGCCACTCACCACTTTCCCTCGATAGCAGATCAGTAGCCATCATATTGCGGACGGGGGCTCATCGTGCGAAGGCCGTCACTTTTAAGTGTCCGCCGGCACCGCCCAAGACCCAGAGAAACATTGGCGTTTGACCGATACATTCATGGCATCAGCTGTACTCCGTTAAACCGCCGCTCTGGCATTATCCATCGCGGTCCGGTCCCAAGTGGGCGCATATCTGGAGTCGGAGAGCATTCGCTACAAATTACGATCTGCCAACGTTTCCTGTCTCACTCCACCGCCCATTGTGGCATCCGCGCACGGAGAGAGGAATTTCGTGCATACCCTCGGAGCGCAATCAATCAAGATGAGCGCATATAATGATCGATAACGAGAGCAGCTATCGATCATGCGCTGGAACTGGCAACAAGGCGATTGGCCCGATTTCCGCTGGCACACCGAAGTGATGGCACAGGCTGAGCAGGACTTTTTGCGCGGCGCTGGCGTCTTGGTCGGTTCAGCAAAACATCTGAATGACGACGCACGGCAACAAGTGATGGTTGAGTCGATGAGTGCAGAAGCTCTAACCACTTCAGAGATCGAGGGCGAAATCCTCAATCGCGCCAACGTCCAGTCGTCCATTCAGCGCCAACTTGGCCTGATCTCGGATCGTCGCAGGGTCAAGCCTGCTGAACAGGGAATCTCGGAGCTGATGGTTGATCTCTACCGCGGCATCGACGGCTTGCTGACCGAGGATCAACTCTTCGCATGGCACCGAATGGTCGGCGCGGGGAGAACTGACCTGCGAGACATCGGTTGCTACCGCACAAGCGTTGAACCAATGCAGGTGATCTCTGGCGCGAGCTATTCGCCCAAAGTCCACTTTGAAGCACCGCCCTCGTCTCAAGTTCTCAAGGAGATGAAGAGGTTCATCGGGTGGTTCAACAGGACCGCTCCCGAAGGTGGATCAAGACTACCGGCCCTCACCCGGGCCGGCGTCGCTCATTTGTACTTTGAGTCCATCCATCCCTTCGAGGACGGAAATGGACGCATCGGCAGGGCGATCGCAGAGAAGGCACTCATCCAGGGTTTCGGCCAGCCCATTATCGTTGCCCTGGCGCGTTCGATCCTTGCCCACCACAGCGACTACTACCGCGCGCTGGAACAGGCGAATGGGAGCAATGAAGTCACCAAGTGGCTACGCTGGTTCGGTGCTATCGCGCTCGAAGCTCAGCGCCGGACCATCGCTGACATCGACTTTGTCATTCACAAGGCAAAATTGCTCGACAGTGTTCGCGGACGGATCAACCCGCGTCAGCAGAAGGTTCTCTTGCGCATGTTGCAAGAAGGTCCGGAGGGTTTCGTGGGTGGCATGAGCGCGAAGAAGTACAGCACCATAGCAGGAACACCTCCTGCTACTACTACGCGCGACTTGGCAGGGCTCGTCGAAACGGGCGCCTTCATCCGTTCAGGTGAGCTCAAGCACACGCGATATGCGCTGAATATTCCTGTCACGAAGATCCCGCGCGTGACGATCGATGGAACAGGCGAGATCATTTCAAGCTCCTAGACCGTTCCTTCCTGACATGCGCCAGCGGACTGACCTTTCGCCATGGAGGCGAATAAGAATTTATAGACGAGGATCGATAGGCTCGCTTTCTAGCGCAAGAACTCCGAACACGCATTCATGAGTCCTCCGCAGTGGTTCGCGCCGAACGAACCTCTCCAAGGCTTCAATACCGAGTGAAAACTCACGGAACGCGAGAGACCGTTTGGCTCCGACAGCCCGCGAACGCAGACGCTCGAGATTGCCCGGTAAGAGGTACTCCGGGCCATAGATGATGCGCAGATATTCTGGGCCGCGACACTTCATTGCTGGTTGCGTGACACCTCGACGCCCACGGCTTATGAAGTCCAAAGGCTTCACCACCATTCCCTCGCGGCCATGCGAGGTCATTTCAGTCCACCACGCGACGGCATCGTGACAGCTCGCGGTGTCGGCCAAGTCTACAACCCGATACGGAGTCGCGAGCAGAATCTCCGTGTCCTGCATACAGAGACCTGTCAAAGTCTCCATGTGCCACGTATGCGGTTTATCTGTATGCACAGCACCTTCACTAGCCAACAAGTGGAACGGAGCCAACTTGAGATCGGCCAATCCCTTCACAGGCCAGCAATACTGTCTGTACTCGCGAACGTAGCCATCGACCGCGCCAAGTCGATCTCGCGTTCTCTGCATCAATGCTTCCAGCCCTGATACGTGACCACTGGCAGCTTCCAAAGCTTCTATTTCAGCGTGAAGGGTCTTCACACCACCATTGCCCACTGGAGCATATTGTTTCTGGAGAAGCTCCTGAGCCTTTGCAGACCAAGGCATCAGTTCACAGTCAAGGCAGAGCCAGTCTGTACCGAGATGGTTCCACAAGTCCGCGCCGGACGCAGCGTCGCGGGTACGCTCAAGGAATGCTTTCTCCAGTGCGGCGTCCTCGAAGAATTGGCGTCCAGTGCGCGTATAGACCACACCAAGCGAAGGCTCGGAAACACCGAAGCGCTTCAACGAAACGCACTCGTCCTTACACACCACAACTACCGCGCGGGAGCCCATGTGCTTCTGTTCGCAAACCACGGTTGAGATGCCTTCTTTGCGATAGAAGGCGAACGCTTCGTCAGGATGCTCCAGAAGGTCCGTTCGCTGACTCGTCTCGGACGGAGACATGGTGGGAGGCAAATAGATGAGCCACTTCGGATCGCACGCAAAGCGACTCATCACTTCCAGCGCTGCGATGGCATTCTCTTCGCGGATCGTGATCTTTGGTAGCAGCCGTGTGTCGATGAGCCGTTTGCCGACAACATCTTCGATGTCGAGCACGTCATCATGAATCTGCTGTGTGTCTCGCTCCTGTTGTGTTGTCTCGAGGAGAAAAGGACGCGCAGGTTCGTAGTATGTCTTGTGCGCAGGGACAGACACCATCTCGCGCTCCGGATAACGGAACGCAGTGAGCTTCCCGCCGAAAACGCATCCAGTGTCGATGTTAACTGTGTTGTTCAGTGAGAGTGGCTCCGCCACGGGCGTGTGCCCGTACACAACCAGCGCCTTTCCCCGATAGTCTGCCGCCCAGTTGTAACGCACCGGTAGCCCGAACTCATCGGTTTCGCCGGTCGTCTCGCCGAAAAGCGCAAACTCGCGGACAGCGCCTGATCCGCGTCCCTGCATGGATTCCTTTAAGCCTGCATGCGCAACGACAAGGTTCCCGTTGTCGAAGACATAGTGGCTCACCAAACCGTCGAGGAACTTGGAAACGTAGTCCCGAAACTCCTGCGTTTCTGTCTCAAGCTGCTCCATCGTTTCAGCGAGGCCATGAGTGCGCTTCACATCCTTACCACGCAACGCACGAACGAGCTTGATGTCATGGTTTCCGGGTACGCAGAATGCCTGACCCGATTCAACCATTGCAGAAACGAGCCGAAGGACCTGCACCGTTCCAGGCCCACGATCAACGAGATCGCCTACGAAGACGAGCTTGCGGTCGGGAGGGGACGTGACCGCGTACGTGTCGTTCGTCGCTTTGACCTCGTACCCCAGCTTCGACATCAGTTCGACGAGTTCGTCAAAGCAGCCATGCACATCGCCGATGATGTCGAAAGGCCCATGCTCGCTCTTCTTGTTGTTCCAGAGCAAATGGCGATCGATCGTGATGGAATCCACCTCTTCAGGCGAGGTGAGTTTGAAGAGGTGGCGAATGCCTTCACGCTCTAGACCGCGCATCGACCTGCGTAGCTGCTGAAGCTGATTGTGAATGACATGAGAACCGAACTGCCGGTCCGGGCGAACCTTATTGCGATCCTGGCAGAGGCGCTCTGGAAGGTCGAAGACGATCGCCTCCGCAAAGACATGGAACTCTTTCGCCAGGGCGATCAGAGACTTCCGGGATTCTGGCTGCACGTTCGTCGCATCCACGACGACGAGCTTTCCGCGAGCCAGTCGCTTCCTCACCAAGGTATGCAGCACATCAAACGCATCGCCTGTGGCAGACTGATCGTTTTCATCATCTGATACGAGGGCTCTGCAGAAATCCGACGAGATGACTTCCGTTGGAAGGAAGTGCTTCCGTGCAAATGTAGATTTGCCTGATCCTGACGGACCGACCAGGAGGACGAGTGACAGTTCTGGAATGCTGATGTTCACTGCGTGACCTCCTTTCTCGAAAAGATCGCCATCTGAGTTGGCGCTCCATATTGTTCTTCGACCGGGCCGACTGGTTCAAAGCGAACTTGGTACCCAGAGCGTTCTGCTAAGGAAGTAGCCCAATCCTCAAACTGCTTCCGTGACCATTCAAAGCGATGATCGTCATGTCGGAACTCGCCAGCATGCAGCTTTTCGAACACCGCGTTGTACTCGACATTCGGAGTTGTCAGCACGACGTGAGCGGGACGCGCAAATTCAAAGACAATCCGCTCAAAGGTCGCCAGCCGTGCGGCGTCGAGATGCTCGATGACTTCGACAATGGCAGCGGCATCGAAGCCGCTCAGCCGCCTGTCTCGATAGGTGAGCGAGCCCTGTATCAGTTCAATGCGCTGGCGCTGCCTTTCCGGCATATTTTCCAGACGAAGAAGTTCTTTGGCTTTCTCTAGGGAACGATACGAAACATCCATACCGAGCACGAACTCAAATTGTCGTTCGGCCAGAAGAAGCCGGAGGAGTTTGCCCTCGCCGCACCCCAGATCAAGCACGCGCTTCGCGCCGGTCGTCATAAGCGTTGCTGCGACTACTTCCAATC
Proteins encoded in this window:
- a CDS encoding Fic family protein, with product MRWNWQQGDWPDFRWHTEVMAQAEQDFLRGAGVLVGSAKHLNDDARQQVMVESMSAEALTTSEIEGEILNRANVQSSIQRQLGLISDRRRVKPAEQGISELMVDLYRGIDGLLTEDQLFAWHRMVGAGRTDLRDIGCYRTSVEPMQVISGASYSPKVHFEAPPSSQVLKEMKRFIGWFNRTAPEGGSRLPALTRAGVAHLYFESIHPFEDGNGRIGRAIAEKALIQGFGQPIIVALARSILAHHSDYYRALEQANGSNEVTKWLRWFGAIALEAQRRTIADIDFVIHKAKLLDSVRGRINPRQQKVLLRMLQEGPEGFVGGMSAKKYSTIAGTPPATTTRDLAGLVETGAFIRSGELKHTRYALNIPVTKIPRVTIDGTGEIISSS
- a CDS encoding DUF4297 domain-containing protein codes for the protein MSGGSRLGQIEPRERAGAQTARKYEYQYERTARATLNLLTSHQKHLCVYCDWHDDFVIELEGVEAVYEFHQVKGRKLSQGPWSFREFFGVSQPRTSKKAKSPKSGKPAKVSDDAIFIRMLQHRRNFGAACSALAFVTNSGLEPGLTSFLAAIKAAGSAAGLTGEQKGTFERLAQAYEAAKLVPSPRDLFDWLRELRMLTDQGNLESAEQALLELADVIVNFSEIELLQRQSKQIAREVVSQVRRKVAHTSTIVPASDETLRAEKGLVVTDLLSTLSLSSQAYEQLRKGDSTDAVKTLSRLQRYCQKHGWSEHLVNICDFKSQWDVWRTVERHALTKVDYILLEEKAMSLLRQNLSLVELVTEAKDIAKQFAGLTGTSLTADHVLGLFFSLAAQSESLADTEGTAAL
- a CDS encoding polynucleotide kinase-phosphatase, with protein sequence MNISIPELSLVLLVGPSGSGKSTFARKHFLPTEVISSDFCRALVSDDENDQSATGDAFDVLHTLVRKRLARGKLVVVDATNVQPESRKSLIALAKEFHVFAEAIVFDLPERLCQDRNKVRPDRQFGSHVIHNQLQQLRRSMRGLEREGIRHLFKLTSPEEVDSITIDRHLLWNNKKSEHGPFDIIGDVHGCFDELVELMSKLGYEVKATNDTYAVTSPPDRKLVFVGDLVDRGPGTVQVLRLVSAMVESGQAFCVPGNHDIKLVRALRGKDVKRTHGLAETMEQLETETQEFRDYVSKFLDGLVSHYVFDNGNLVVAHAGLKESMQGRGSGAVREFALFGETTGETDEFGLPVRYNWAADYRGKALVVYGHTPVAEPLSLNNTVNIDTGCVFGGKLTAFRYPEREMVSVPAHKTYYEPARPFLLETTQQERDTQQIHDDVLDIEDVVGKRLIDTRLLPKITIREENAIAALEVMSRFACDPKWLIYLPPTMSPSETSQRTDLLEHPDEAFAFYRKEGISTVVCEQKHMGSRAVVVVCKDECVSLKRFGVSEPSLGVVYTRTGRQFFEDAALEKAFLERTRDAASGADLWNHLGTDWLCLDCELMPWSAKAQELLQKQYAPVGNGGVKTLHAEIEALEAASGHVSGLEALMQRTRDRLGAVDGYVREYRQYCWPVKGLADLKLAPFHLLASEGAVHTDKPHTWHMETLTGLCMQDTEILLATPYRVVDLADTASCHDAVAWWTEMTSHGREGMVVKPLDFISRGRRGVTQPAMKCRGPEYLRIIYGPEYLLPGNLERLRSRAVGAKRSLAFREFSLGIEALERFVRREPLRRTHECVFGVLALESEPIDPRL